One Fusobacterium ulcerans DNA segment encodes these proteins:
- a CDS encoding transcription repressor NadR — MIGKERRYEILNLIKSMKEPISGTELAKKFDVSRQVIVQDIALLRAENYDIFSTTRGYIYKATKFFSKVFPVCHSDNQIEDELNTIVDLGGIVDDVFVQHEIYGNLKAELGINSRRKVQELIKAIENGESTPLKNLTYDKHFHTVYSDSEEVLELIEKELKAKGYLR, encoded by the coding sequence ATGATTGGAAAAGAAAGACGTTATGAAATTTTAAATTTAATAAAATCAATGAAAGAACCTATATCCGGAACTGAACTAGCTAAAAAATTTGATGTGAGTCGTCAGGTAATAGTTCAGGATATAGCTCTTCTTCGTGCAGAAAATTATGATATTTTTTCAACAACAAGAGGATATATTTATAAAGCAACTAAATTTTTCAGTAAGGTATTTCCTGTATGTCATTCTGATAATCAAATAGAAGATGAACTTAATACTATTGTTGATTTAGGTGGAATAGTAGATGATGTTTTTGTTCAGCATGAAATTTATGGGAATTTAAAAGCTGAATTAGGAATTAATTCCAGAAGAAAAGTTCAGGAGCTTATAAAAGCTATTGAAAATGGAGAATCAACTCCACTAAAAAATTTAACATATGATAAACATTTTCATACAGTCTATTCAGACAGTGAAGAGGTTTTAGAACTGATAGAGAAAGAATTAAAAGCAAAGGGTTATTTGAGATAA
- the nadC gene encoding carboxylating nicotinate-nucleotide diphosphorylase, translated as MNMITTKLNVDELILMALREDISSEDITTNSVMREKKNGRVQLICKQDGIVAGLHIFKRTFELLDENISVKMYFKDGDSVKNKDIIAEIEGDVRVLLSGERTALNFLQRMSGIATYTNNVVKLLEGSSVKLLDTRKTTPNMRIFEKYAVKMGGGYNHRYNLSDGILLKDNHINAAGGVAEAIKMAKEYTSFVRKIEVEVENLEMMKEALDAGADIIMLDNMTPEMMKKAVAMAARKAETECSGNITKENIKTVIETGVDYISSGALTHSAPILDVSLKNLCVL; from the coding sequence ATGAATATGATAACAACAAAATTAAATGTTGATGAGTTAATTTTGATGGCTCTTAGAGAAGATATATCAAGTGAGGATATAACTACCAATTCTGTTATGAGAGAAAAGAAAAATGGAAGAGTCCAGCTTATATGTAAACAGGATGGTATTGTTGCTGGACTTCATATATTCAAACGTACTTTTGAACTTTTAGATGAAAATATTTCTGTTAAAATGTATTTTAAAGATGGAGACAGTGTAAAAAATAAAGATATTATTGCAGAAATTGAAGGGGATGTAAGAGTACTTCTTTCTGGGGAAAGAACAGCACTTAATTTTCTTCAACGTATGAGTGGTATTGCAACTTATACAAATAATGTGGTAAAATTACTGGAAGGAAGTTCAGTAAAACTTCTGGATACAAGAAAAACTACTCCCAATATGCGTATCTTTGAAAAATATGCAGTAAAAATGGGTGGGGGATATAATCATCGTTATAATCTTTCAGATGGAATACTATTAAAGGATAATCATATAAATGCAGCTGGAGGAGTAGCAGAAGCTATAAAAATGGCAAAGGAATATACTTCTTTTGTGAGAAAAATAGAGGTAGAGGTTGAAAATCTGGAAATGATGAAGGAAGCTTTGGATGCAGGAGCAGATATAATTATGCTTGATAATATGACTCCTGAAATGATGAAAAAAGCTGTGGCTATGGCTGCTAGAAAAGCTGAAACAGAATGCTCTGGAAATATCACCAAAGAAAATATAAAAACTGTTATAGAAACAGGAGTTGACTATATTTCCAGTGGAGCTCTTACTCATTCTGCCCCAATACTTGATGTATCCTTGAAAAATCTTTGTGTCCTATAA
- a CDS encoding L-aspartate oxidase: MKNNYDVVIVGTGAGGCFTALHFPEDKNILMVTKSELEESDSFLAQGGICVLKDKDDFESFLEDTLEAGHYKNSEDAVKLMINSSRNIINELIDFGVDFTNKDGELLYTREGAHSKPRILYHKDVTGKEITEKLLKKVRERKNITILTKIMMVDIISENNICGGVVLKNEQGKIFPVYSKYTVLATGGLGGIYENSTNFPHLTGDALGIAIKNDIKLKDISYIQIHPTTLYSKKHERKFLISESVRGEGAFLYDKEYNRFADELIPRDKLTKKILEQMEKDGTNHVWLDMRPVIKKGIDIKKRFPNIVKKCLEEGYDVEKECIPVVPAQHYFMGGIEVDLNSRTSMKNLYAVGETSCNGVHGANRLASNSLLETLVFGKRAAEDVCSQKNESVLEKFEFNEKKYKDTDKLIREYKEIIFEEIEKDKIQKEKNL; the protein is encoded by the coding sequence CCTGAAGATAAAAATATTTTAATGGTTACAAAATCAGAACTTGAAGAGAGCGATTCTTTTCTGGCACAAGGGGGAATATGTGTTTTAAAAGATAAAGATGATTTTGAAAGTTTTCTGGAAGATACATTGGAAGCAGGACACTATAAAAACAGTGAAGATGCTGTAAAATTAATGATAAATTCATCTAGAAATATTATAAATGAATTAATAGACTTTGGGGTTGATTTTACAAATAAAGATGGAGAACTTTTATATACTCGTGAAGGGGCTCATTCTAAGCCTCGCATACTCTATCATAAAGATGTAACAGGAAAAGAGATAACAGAAAAGTTACTGAAAAAAGTAAGGGAAAGAAAAAATATTACAATTTTAACAAAAATCATGATGGTTGATATCATTTCTGAAAATAATATATGCGGGGGAGTTGTTTTGAAGAATGAACAGGGAAAAATATTCCCTGTTTATTCAAAATATACAGTTCTTGCAACAGGAGGTTTAGGGGGAATATATGAAAACTCTACAAATTTTCCTCATTTAACTGGAGATGCTTTAGGAATAGCAATAAAAAATGATATAAAATTAAAAGATATAAGTTATATACAAATCCATCCAACAACTCTTTATTCTAAAAAACATGAGAGAAAATTTTTGATTTCAGAATCAGTAAGAGGAGAAGGGGCTTTTCTATATGACAAAGAATATAATCGTTTTGCTGATGAACTTATACCAAGAGACAAGCTTACAAAGAAAATACTGGAACAAATGGAAAAAGATGGAACTAATCATGTCTGGCTTGATATGAGACCTGTTATAAAAAAAGGAATAGATATTAAAAAGAGATTTCCAAATATTGTAAAAAAATGTCTGGAAGAAGGTTATGATGTAGAAAAGGAATGTATTCCTGTAGTCCCTGCCCAGCATTATTTCATGGGAGGAATAGAAGTAGATCTAAACAGCAGGACATCTATGAAAAATCTGTATGCAGTAGGAGAAACAAGCTGTAATGGAGTACATGGAGCTAATCGTCTTGCAAGTAATTCACTTCTTGAGACTCTTGTCTTTGGAAAAAGAGCAGCAGAAGATGTGTGCTCTCAGAAAAATGAATCAGTATTAGAGAAATTTGAGTTTAATGAGAAAAAATATAAAGATACAGATAAGTTAATCAGGGAATATAAAGAGATAATTTTTGAAGAGATAGAAAAAGATAAAATTCAAAAGGAGAAAAATCTATGA